One window of Methanobacterium alkalithermotolerans genomic DNA carries:
- a CDS encoding P-loop NTPase family protein: MTSLKKVVCLVDGEHYLPVTKSAIDLLDSIEHMEVVSVIFIGGTEKLRSGSEEEYAELMGRPVYFGPHTDEIPYDLIRDMVEKYQPDLVMDLSDEPVLDYTKRFKIASVVLGLGVTYEGPDFKFDPLTQYDVLKKPSLKILGTGKRIGKTAVSAYAARVINNNNYNPCVVAMGRGGPEEPEIVQGDEIEITPQFLMEQSDKGVHAASDHWEGALMSRILTIGCRRCGGGMGGDVFITNMKKGAELANTVNAEFLIMEGSGAAIPPIKTDKEIVLVGVNQPLMNIENFLGPFRIGLADLVVLTMCEEPMASEEKINHVIELVKEINPDAKIIPTVFRPKPLGDIQNKNVLFATTAPDSVKKVLVDHLESEYGCKVIGTTPHLSNRPLLQKDIQKYIDEVDVMLTELKAAAVDVATKDALEAGLEVVYCDNIPLVISKEYGSLSESIIELVDAAIGSFKSKSTN, translated from the coding sequence ATGACAAGTTTAAAAAAAGTAGTATGTCTGGTGGATGGTGAACATTATTTGCCAGTAACCAAATCGGCTATTGATTTACTAGACAGTATAGAACATATGGAAGTTGTTTCTGTAATTTTTATTGGAGGCACAGAAAAATTAAGATCTGGCTCTGAAGAAGAATATGCTGAACTCATGGGACGACCGGTATATTTTGGACCACATACTGATGAAATACCTTATGATCTTATTCGAGATATGGTGGAAAAGTATCAACCTGATTTAGTAATGGATTTGAGTGATGAACCGGTGCTGGATTATACTAAAAGATTTAAAATTGCTTCAGTGGTATTGGGTCTGGGAGTTACTTATGAGGGCCCGGACTTTAAATTCGACCCATTAACTCAATACGATGTACTTAAAAAACCATCTCTAAAAATTTTAGGAACAGGAAAAAGAATAGGTAAAACAGCAGTTTCAGCATATGCTGCCCGGGTAATCAATAATAATAATTATAACCCCTGTGTAGTGGCCATGGGTCGGGGAGGACCAGAAGAACCGGAAATTGTCCAGGGAGATGAAATTGAAATCACACCACAATTTTTGATGGAGCAATCCGATAAAGGAGTTCATGCCGCTTCAGATCATTGGGAAGGTGCATTAATGAGTCGTATATTGACTATTGGATGCCGTAGATGTGGAGGTGGTATGGGTGGGGATGTATTCATCACTAACATGAAAAAAGGAGCTGAACTTGCCAATACTGTGAATGCGGAATTCTTAATTATGGAGGGCAGTGGTGCTGCTATTCCCCCTATAAAAACAGATAAAGAAATAGTTCTGGTGGGTGTAAATCAACCACTTATGAATATAGAAAACTTCCTGGGTCCATTTAGAATAGGTCTGGCCGACCTGGTGGTATTGACCATGTGTGAAGAGCCTATGGCCAGTGAAGAAAAAATTAACCATGTTATAGAGCTGGTTAAAGAAATTAATCCTGATGCTAAAATAATCCCTACCGTATTTAGACCAAAACCATTGGGGGACATCCAGAATAAAAATGTATTATTTGCAACTACTGCACCAGATTCTGTAAAAAAGGTTTTAGTAGACCATTTAGAATCAGAATATGGATGTAAAGTAATTGGAACCACTCCTCATCTTTCCAACCGGCCCCTTCTCCAGAAGGACATTCAAAAATATATAGATGAAGTGGATGTAATGCTCACCGAACTAAAAGCTGCTGCCGTGGATGTGGCTACTAAAGATGCACTTGAAGCCGGCTTAGAAGTTGTTTATTGTGATAACATACCTCTGGTGATTTCCAAAGAATATGGCAGCCTTTCAGAATCAATTATTGAATTGGTTGATGCGGCAATTGGCAGTTTTAAATCTAAATCTACCAATTAA
- a CDS encoding pyrroline-5-carboxylate reductase dimerization domain-containing protein — protein sequence MKIGFIGYGSMGSMIINGLLESQALKEENVIISNRSLEKLTKLKLKYPLIEITDDNKLVGKKADRIFIFVNTGLVKKVVEEISSHESSNMHIIHIAAGLTLPTLALIFKGKVTRVIPSVTSLGKKGISLMHHNELVKENEKKFVEDLFGVISQVKIIDEENFEVATAITSSGPAFISFIMARYAYMATLYSEISLEEAQDMVKNVLDGTSHLLCQGYHFEEIVDRVATKGGITQEGIDIMDSKLEDMFQELFKKIEAKNEEIKLRLESDYRS from the coding sequence ATGAAAATCGGTTTTATAGGTTATGGGAGTATGGGAAGCATGATAATTAATGGATTGTTAGAATCCCAGGCTCTTAAAGAAGAGAATGTTATTATATCCAATCGAAGCCTGGAAAAACTTACTAAATTAAAGTTAAAATATCCTTTAATCGAAATAACTGATGATAATAAATTAGTGGGGAAAAAAGCAGATAGAATATTTATTTTTGTAAATACTGGTTTGGTAAAAAAAGTAGTAGAAGAAATTAGCTCTCATGAAAGTTCTAATATGCATATTATACACATAGCAGCGGGTTTGACCCTGCCTACCCTGGCACTGATATTTAAAGGTAAGGTTACCCGGGTAATTCCCTCTGTAACCTCCCTTGGTAAAAAAGGGATATCCCTGATGCACCACAATGAACTGGTTAAGGAGAATGAAAAAAAATTTGTGGAGGATTTATTTGGAGTTATAAGTCAGGTAAAAATTATTGATGAAGAAAATTTTGAAGTAGCCACCGCCATTACCAGTAGTGGTCCTGCTTTTATATCATTTATTATGGCCAGGTACGCCTATATGGCCACCCTTTACAGTGAAATTTCCCTGGAAGAAGCACAGGATATGGTAAAAAATGTTTTAGATGGTACGTCCCACTTATTGTGCCAGGGTTACCACTTTGAAGAGATAGTAGACCGGGTGGCTACTAAAGGAGGAATTACTCAAGAAGGAATAGATATCATGGATAGTAAACTGGAAGATATGTTTCAGGAACTATTTAAAAAGATTGAAGCAAAAAATGAAGAAATAAAACTCAGACTGGAAAGTGATTATAGATCTTAA
- a CDS encoding FprA family A-type flavoprotein, with translation MKANAKKLADGVYWTGVLDWDIRSYHGYTLGGTTYNVYLVFGEDKVALIDNTYPGTSAQMLGRIEDAFKKEGRELNIDVIIQNHIERDHSGSLTEVVKKFPEAAIYCSDKAASGLVEHYPVLKDSKMEIVKTGDTLDLGGKTIAFLEAPMLHWPDSMFSLLVEEGILFSNDAFGQHLCFSQRYDNEVPEYVVMDAAQKFYANLVTPLSPLVLRKFAEVKELDLLDKIKVIAPSHGQIWTDPLKIIGAYSDWATGKCKDKVTIVYDTMHYSTQKMAHALAEGVMGQDVEVVTYFLHQDERSEIVKDILDSKAVFFGSPTIFNGPFPSLGDLMYYLSGLSFDRTGFKKLAVVFGSKGWGGGASRKLSQDLSNCGFEVEESFDVKYVPGEEDLDKCYEVGKTVAEKIKSM, from the coding sequence ATGAAGGCAAATGCAAAAAAACTGGCTGATGGTGTTTACTGGACAGGTGTACTGGACTGGGATATTCGTAGTTATCATGGTTATACTCTGGGAGGTACCACCTACAATGTTTATCTGGTTTTTGGTGAAGATAAAGTAGCCTTAATAGACAATACTTATCCCGGTACATCGGCTCAAATGTTGGGTCGTATTGAAGATGCTTTTAAAAAAGAGGGAAGAGAACTGAATATTGACGTTATAATACAAAACCACATTGAAAGAGACCACAGCGGTTCCCTAACAGAAGTTGTAAAAAAATTCCCTGAGGCAGCTATTTACTGTTCTGATAAAGCGGCCAGTGGTCTGGTGGAACATTATCCTGTTTTAAAAGATTCAAAAATGGAAATTGTTAAAACCGGTGATACGTTGGATCTAGGTGGTAAAACCATAGCCTTTTTGGAAGCCCCCATGCTGCACTGGCCAGATAGCATGTTTTCTTTACTAGTTGAGGAGGGAATTCTATTTTCTAATGATGCCTTTGGCCAGCACCTATGTTTTTCCCAGAGGTATGATAATGAAGTCCCGGAATACGTGGTAATGGATGCTGCTCAAAAATTCTATGCCAATTTAGTAACCCCACTATCTCCCCTGGTTCTGCGGAAGTTTGCAGAAGTAAAAGAACTTGATCTACTGGATAAAATCAAAGTCATTGCACCATCCCATGGCCAGATATGGACTGATCCTCTGAAAATCATCGGGGCCTATAGTGACTGGGCCACTGGAAAATGCAAAGATAAGGTAACCATTGTTTATGATACCATGCATTACTCCACTCAAAAAATGGCCCATGCATTGGCTGAAGGAGTAATGGGTCAGGATGTGGAGGTGGTAACTTACTTCCTTCATCAAGATGAGCGCAGCGAAATTGTAAAAGATATTCTGGATAGTAAAGCGGTTTTCTTTGGAAGCCCCACGATATTCAATGGCCCATTCCCCAGCCTGGGGGACTTGATGTATTATCTATCTGGTCTGAGCTTTGATAGAACTGGCTTTAAGAAACTTGCGGTGGTATTTGGTTCCAAAGGTTGGGGAGGAGGAGCCAGTAGAAAACTTTCCCAGGATTTATCTAACTGCGGATTTGAAGTGGAGGAATCATTTGATGTTAAATATGTACCTGGAGAAGAGGATCTGGATAAATGTTATGAAGTAGGTAAAACTGTGGCTGAAAAAATAAAGAGTATGTAA
- a CDS encoding UPF0058 family protein, which produces MYKDEMIQLHQFLVYVLKYLENGYEIKSECEEYISLNISPHHIHRTKAEHKYAIFVLSSAISEIIAKENAGTLPSNVVNGLSELAKRSRKELIKVDLQIEAK; this is translated from the coding sequence ATGTATAAGGATGAAATGATACAACTCCATCAATTTTTGGTATATGTTTTAAAATATCTGGAAAATGGTTATGAAATTAAAAGTGAATGTGAAGAATATATTTCTCTAAATATTAGTCCTCATCATATTCATAGAACTAAAGCAGAGCATAAATACGCTATTTTTGTTTTATCCAGCGCTATATCTGAAATTATTGCTAAAGAAAATGCTGGAACTCTTCCTTCTAATGTGGTAAACGGCTTATCAGAATTGGCTAAAAGATCACGAAAAGAGTTAATAAAAGTTGATCTTCAAATAGAAGCTAAATAA
- a CDS encoding alpha/beta fold hydrolase has product MDLEYDEIGKKNKESILFLHGAGLGSWIWKNQCLKLTDFHCVVIDLPGHGKNQANPFQLQTASEKILELIKEHGKTTHVVGLSLGGQIALEMLNNSPEVLGNVIITGVPIRTPEKTDNFEKLVEYVLQEYASQKNRDFLIKAYIRNYNISKDYFELLKSSTAIIPPEEIKRIFKANMLFEIPPHLNKVDNPVLVLGGEKEYGIIKSSIKSLVKTIPHSKGYIVPEMVHMWNLTSPDYFNLIIKNWIAARKLPEDLIPVE; this is encoded by the coding sequence ATGGATTTAGAATATGATGAAATCGGGAAAAAAAATAAAGAAAGCATATTATTTCTCCATGGTGCTGGACTGGGAAGCTGGATATGGAAAAATCAGTGCTTAAAACTAACTGACTTCCACTGTGTTGTGATTGATCTTCCCGGGCATGGGAAAAACCAAGCCAACCCTTTCCAGTTGCAAACTGCTTCTGAAAAAATCCTGGAACTTATAAAAGAGCATGGAAAAACTACCCATGTAGTTGGTTTATCTTTAGGAGGGCAAATAGCTCTGGAAATGTTAAATAATTCCCCTGAAGTGCTGGGTAATGTTATAATAACCGGTGTACCTATCCGTACCCCGGAGAAAACTGATAACTTTGAAAAACTAGTGGAATATGTTCTACAGGAATATGCATCCCAAAAAAACAGAGATTTTTTAATAAAAGCTTATATCCGGAATTATAATATTTCAAAAGATTATTTTGAATTATTAAAATCATCCACCGCCATCATTCCTCCTGAAGAAATTAAAAGGATATTTAAAGCGAATATGTTATTTGAAATCCCACCTCATCTAAACAAAGTAGATAACCCGGTCCTGGTTTTAGGGGGAGAAAAAGAATATGGTATTATAAAAAGCTCAATTAAATCCCTGGTAAAGACTATACCTCATTCAAAGGGTTATATTGTGCCGGAAATGGTACATATGTGGAATTTGACTTCCCCGGATTATTTTAATCTAATTATAAAAAACTGGATAGCTGCTAGAAAATTACCGGAAGATCTTATTCCCGTTGAATAG
- a CDS encoding putative ATP-dependent zinc protease: MEYEDLKKLLKFSFNEKKILQKLELPEDAFLPLIFSIRFGGDWSVKKNSRRLMSIKEKITKYDDEKKSGCTLERIYLFLNPQILSQEGTVHRLEKCSTKNERELVKRPYKVSVNADYILQAELDPVDLKIHLKKINTPLEFTGPTAYGVSHEMEHLDQGVVKGKPFWEFQYVIDYEDKLDYF; encoded by the coding sequence TTGGAATACGAAGACCTTAAAAAACTCTTGAAATTTAGTTTTAATGAAAAAAAAATACTCCAAAAACTGGAATTACCGGAAGATGCTTTTTTACCCCTCATATTCTCCATACGTTTTGGTGGAGATTGGAGTGTTAAAAAAAATTCTCGAAGATTAATGTCCATAAAAGAAAAAATAACCAAATATGATGATGAAAAAAAGTCGGGATGCACATTAGAACGGATTTATTTGTTTTTAAACCCCCAAATTCTTTCTCAAGAAGGTACTGTCCATCGACTGGAAAAATGCAGTACTAAAAATGAAAGAGAACTGGTTAAAAGACCCTATAAAGTTTCGGTTAATGCCGATTATATATTACAAGCCGAGCTTGATCCTGTCGATTTGAAAATACATTTAAAAAAAATCAACACCCCCTTAGAATTTACAGGCCCCACTGCTTACGGAGTTTCACATGAAATGGAACATCTGGACCAGGGGGTAGTTAAGGGGAAACCTTTCTGGGAATTTCAGTATGTAATTGATTATGAGGATAAATTAGATTATTTTTAA
- the thsA gene encoding thermosome subunit alpha — MAQLGGAGQPIIILPEGTSRFQGKDAQRLNILAGKILAETIRTTLGPKGMDKMLVDSLGDIVVTNDGVTILREMDIAHPAAKMLVEVAKTQEDEVGDGTTTAVIIAGELLKKAEELLDINVHPTIIAMGYRQAALKAQEILEDISIEANDKETLLNVAMTAMTGKGSEKAKEPLADLIVSAVMQVEEDGEVNKKNINIQRIQGASVDESHIVNGIVVDKSRADNSMPKNIENAKIALLKYPIEVKDLETDAKIKLTDPNQMQAFIENEEQMIKDMVQKVIDSGANVIFCQKGIDDLAVHYLSRAGILAVKRAKKSDMERLEKATGAQLVTNIEDLSAAELGEAGKVYEKKIFDDVLIFVEECKDPKAISIILRGSTRHVAEEVERALDDAIGVVASTMEDKQVVIGGGAPEIEISRKLREYADTISGREQLAVNAFAEALEVVPKTLAENAGLDSIDAIVDLRAAHEDSPYMGLDVFQGEVMDMRESGVVEPQRVKKQAIQSAAEAAEMILRIDDMIAAKGGLEATGDDMGDMGGMPGGMPGGMPPMM, encoded by the coding sequence TTGGCACAATTAGGTGGCGCAGGCCAACCAATAATAATATTACCTGAAGGAACAAGTCGTTTCCAGGGTAAAGACGCTCAAAGATTGAATATATTAGCAGGAAAAATATTAGCAGAGACTATAAGGACTACTCTTGGCCCTAAAGGTATGGATAAAATGTTAGTTGACTCCCTGGGAGATATTGTGGTTACCAACGATGGGGTAACTATCTTAAGGGAAATGGATATTGCTCACCCTGCAGCTAAAATGCTGGTGGAAGTAGCTAAAACCCAGGAAGATGAAGTGGGTGATGGTACAACCACTGCAGTCATAATAGCTGGTGAGTTACTTAAAAAAGCTGAAGAACTATTGGATATTAATGTCCACCCTACCATTATTGCCATGGGATACAGGCAAGCTGCACTAAAAGCTCAGGAAATCTTAGAAGATATTTCCATTGAGGCTAATGATAAAGAAACTTTACTAAATGTGGCTATGACTGCTATGACTGGAAAAGGATCAGAAAAGGCTAAAGAACCATTAGCTGACTTAATAGTATCAGCAGTAATGCAGGTGGAGGAAGATGGGGAAGTCAATAAGAAAAACATCAACATCCAGCGTATACAGGGTGCAAGTGTGGATGAATCTCACATCGTGAATGGTATTGTTGTTGATAAGAGCAGGGCTGATAATTCAATGCCTAAAAATATTGAAAACGCGAAAATTGCTCTTTTAAAATACCCAATCGAAGTTAAAGATTTGGAAACCGATGCTAAGATTAAATTGACCGATCCTAATCAAATGCAGGCTTTCATTGAAAACGAAGAGCAAATGATAAAAGATATGGTACAAAAAGTCATAGACTCTGGGGCAAATGTCATATTCTGTCAGAAGGGAATTGATGATCTGGCCGTCCACTACTTATCAAGGGCTGGAATATTGGCCGTTAAAAGAGCTAAAAAGTCTGACATGGAAAGATTGGAAAAAGCTACCGGTGCTCAACTGGTGACCAATATCGAGGATTTAAGTGCTGCTGAACTTGGTGAAGCTGGAAAAGTTTATGAGAAAAAGATATTTGATGATGTCTTGATCTTTGTGGAAGAATGTAAGGATCCTAAAGCAATCTCCATCATATTAAGGGGCAGTACCCGGCATGTGGCTGAAGAAGTAGAAAGAGCTTTAGATGATGCTATAGGTGTTGTAGCTTCTACTATGGAAGATAAACAGGTTGTTATTGGAGGAGGCGCTCCTGAGATTGAGATTTCTCGAAAATTAAGAGAATATGCTGACACCATCAGTGGAAGGGAACAACTGGCTGTAAATGCATTTGCAGAAGCATTAGAAGTTGTACCCAAGACCCTGGCTGAAAACGCCGGTTTGGATAGTATAGATGCCATTGTGGATTTAAGGGCTGCTCACGAAGATTCTCCTTACATGGGACTGGACGTTTTCCAGGGTGAAGTAATGGATATGAGAGAATCTGGAGTAGTAGAACCTCAAAGAGTTAAAAAACAGGCTATTCAATCCGCAGCTGAAGCAGCAGAAATGATTCTAAGAATCGATGATATGATTGCTGCTAAAGGTGGTTTAGAAGCTACTGGCGATGACATGGGAGACATGGGTGGTATGCCTGGCGGTATGCCTGGCGGTATGCCTCCTATGATGTAA
- a CDS encoding acetate uptake transporter, with amino-acid sequence MSIENDKTLSLRDMTANPAPLGLLGFGITTVLLNIHNAGFFPINSMILAMGFAYGGLAQIFACFMEYKKGNTFATVAFGSYGLFWWSLVILLVLPQVGFLNTGGNSPIQAADPTSFAAYLFMWGVFTLVMFIATLKLIRGLQVVFISLAILFFLLAAGNITGSQTLITIAGYEGIFTGAAAMYVGLAQVINETHGRDVLPI; translated from the coding sequence ATGTCTATAGAAAACGATAAAACCTTATCTTTAAGGGACATGACAGCCAATCCTGCACCACTGGGTCTTTTAGGTTTCGGTATAACTACCGTTCTTTTAAATATCCATAACGCAGGATTTTTCCCTATAAATAGTATGATTCTGGCAATGGGTTTTGCTTATGGGGGTTTAGCCCAAATATTTGCATGTTTCATGGAATATAAAAAAGGCAATACCTTTGCCACCGTAGCATTTGGATCTTACGGGCTTTTCTGGTGGTCTCTGGTGATTTTACTGGTACTGCCTCAGGTTGGGTTCTTAAATACCGGTGGAAATTCTCCTATTCAAGCAGCGGATCCAACTTCCTTCGCAGCTTACCTATTTATGTGGGGAGTATTTACTCTGGTAATGTTCATAGCTACCCTGAAATTAATAAGAGGGCTGCAGGTGGTTTTCATATCCCTGGCCATTTTGTTCTTCCTCCTGGCTGCAGGAAATATAACCGGTTCCCAGACCCTGATAACCATTGCTGGATATGAGGGCATATTTACCGGTGCAGCCGCCATGTATGTGGGACTAGCCCAGGTAATAAATGAGACCCATGGAAGAGATGTTCTTCCTATTTAA
- a CDS encoding metal-dependent transcriptional regulator, which produces MSDNESLSENIEEYLEVIYKVSLEDKKPVTTSNISKNLNIAPGSVTQMLKKLDKRGYVQYSPYKGAVLTEKGLKVASKITRKHRLLERFLNDILKLKKDKIHSEACQMEHTLSDDAERALCQLLEQPDQCPDEAPIPACDFKFNTCEECLERKHEDIEEVGARDENLISVTSLGENEVGRVSFIRGDYKVIRRLMDMGITIGAMVSVIKLAPFKGPVEVSVRGSKLALGRDIAKNVFVELIDDERKNEDGAMAHG; this is translated from the coding sequence ATGTCAGATAATGAATCTTTAAGTGAAAACATTGAGGAGTATCTGGAAGTTATTTATAAGGTTTCTCTGGAAGATAAAAAGCCAGTAACCACTTCTAATATATCAAAAAATCTTAATATCGCTCCAGGCAGTGTAACTCAAATGTTAAAAAAATTAGATAAACGGGGATATGTTCAATATTCTCCTTACAAAGGTGCAGTTCTTACTGAAAAAGGCCTTAAAGTTGCCAGTAAAATAACCAGGAAACACAGGTTACTGGAACGCTTTTTAAATGATATACTAAAACTCAAAAAAGATAAAATTCATTCTGAGGCCTGTCAAATGGAACATACTCTATCTGATGATGCGGAAAGGGCCCTATGTCAGTTACTGGAACAACCAGACCAGTGCCCAGATGAGGCACCTATCCCTGCTTGTGATTTCAAATTTAACACCTGTGAAGAATGTCTGGAGAGAAAACATGAAGACATAGAAGAAGTAGGTGCACGTGATGAAAACCTTATTTCAGTTACCAGCCTGGGTGAAAATGAAGTGGGTCGGGTATCATTCATTAGAGGGGATTATAAAGTAATTAGAAGACTGATGGATATGGGTATAACCATAGGTGCTATGGTCAGTGTAATTAAATTGGCCCCTTTTAAGGGACCTGTGGAAGTATCAGTCAGGGGATCCAAACTTGCTCTGGGTAGGGATATTGCCAAAAATGTCTTTGTTGAATTAATTGATGATGAAAGAAAGAATGAAGATGGAGCAATGGCCCATGGTTAA
- the acs gene encoding acetate--CoA ligase, protein MLKDTSVLLDERRIFKPNYELVEEAHVKNWEAELEKGKDLEKYWAEKSEQFEWFKPWDKVLDESNKPFYKWFVNGKINLAYNAVDRWISTDKRNQVAILYVNERGEEKKLTYFELYREVNKMANALKNLGIKKGETVSMYLPMCPELLISMLACNKIGAMHSVVYSGLSVGAFVERMNDAKAKVLITADGTYRRGKIINLKNIVDEAVLQCPTIETIVVVNHTGSDIEVSDLSGREIFYDRLIEGESDECEAEEMDAEDPLFILYTSGSTGKPKGVLHTTAGYMVGVATTLKYVFDIHDGDLWWCTADIGWITGHSYVIYAPLLLGTTTLVYEGAPDFPDPGAWWNIVEKYGVTKFYTAPTAIRHLMRFGEKYPQIYNLSSLKVLGSVGEPINPEAWMWFYKNIGKEKTPIMDTWWQTETGMHLISPLPVANLKPGSATLPLPGIDADVVDEKGNSVPLGKGGYLVIKKPWPAMFRTLYEDEERFVNVYWKEFPQGFYRAGDMARKDEDGYYWIQGRSDDVLKIAGHRVGTSEVESSFVSHSAVAEAAVIGKSDPIKGQVIKAFLILREGYELNTSLIEDLKKHVRYELGPVAVLGEIEQVDKLPKTRSGKIMRRILRAQEEGEELGDTSTLEE, encoded by the coding sequence ATGCTAAAAGACACCTCAGTTCTTCTCGATGAGAGAAGAATATTTAAGCCTAACTATGAGTTAGTTGAAGAGGCACATGTAAAAAACTGGGAAGCAGAGCTGGAAAAGGGTAAAGACCTGGAAAAATACTGGGCAGAAAAATCTGAACAGTTTGAATGGTTTAAACCCTGGGATAAAGTTCTGGATGAAAGTAATAAACCCTTCTACAAGTGGTTTGTAAATGGAAAAATTAACCTGGCTTACAATGCAGTGGATCGCTGGATTTCAACTGACAAAAGAAATCAGGTGGCTATTTTATATGTTAATGAGAGGGGTGAGGAAAAAAAATTAACTTACTTTGAACTTTACCGCGAAGTAAATAAAATGGCCAATGCCCTTAAAAATCTGGGTATTAAAAAGGGAGAAACAGTTTCCATGTACCTCCCCATGTGCCCGGAGCTTCTAATTTCCATGTTGGCCTGCAATAAAATTGGCGCCATGCACAGTGTGGTTTATTCCGGTTTAAGTGTGGGTGCATTTGTAGAGAGAATGAATGATGCCAAGGCCAAAGTGCTAATTACCGCCGATGGTACTTACCGTAGAGGTAAAATAATTAATTTAAAAAATATTGTGGATGAAGCAGTTCTGCAATGCCCCACCATTGAAACCATAGTGGTGGTAAATCACACCGGATCGGATATAGAAGTTTCTGATTTAAGTGGGCGGGAAATTTTCTATGATCGACTAATTGAAGGTGAGAGCGATGAATGTGAAGCAGAAGAAATGGATGCTGAAGATCCGCTTTTCATTCTTTACACTTCTGGTAGTACCGGTAAACCTAAAGGTGTTCTCCATACTACTGCCGGATATATGGTAGGGGTGGCCACTACTTTGAAATATGTTTTTGATATTCATGATGGGGATTTGTGGTGGTGTACTGCAGATATTGGTTGGATAACGGGACATAGCTATGTTATATATGCTCCTCTTCTTTTGGGAACCACCACTCTGGTTTATGAAGGAGCACCTGATTTCCCTGATCCAGGGGCCTGGTGGAACATAGTGGAAAAATATGGTGTAACTAAATTTTACACCGCACCTACCGCCATCAGACACCTGATGCGATTTGGAGAAAAATATCCTCAGATATACAATCTGTCTTCTTTGAAGGTTCTGGGAAGTGTGGGAGAACCTATAAATCCAGAAGCATGGATGTGGTTCTACAAAAACATTGGAAAAGAAAAAACACCGATCATGGACACCTGGTGGCAAACTGAAACAGGAATGCATTTGATTTCGCCATTACCTGTTGCTAATTTAAAACCAGGGTCTGCTACTCTGCCCCTACCGGGTATTGATGCCGATGTGGTGGATGAAAAAGGTAATTCGGTTCCTCTAGGTAAAGGTGGATATCTGGTTATCAAAAAACCATGGCCGGCCATGTTCCGAACACTTTATGAAGATGAAGAAAGATTTGTAAATGTTTACTGGAAGGAGTTTCCGCAAGGATTTTACCGGGCAGGTGACATGGCCCGTAAAGATGAAGATGGATATTACTGGATTCAGGGCCGGTCCGATGATGTACTTAAAATTGCCGGGCACCGGGTTGGTACTTCTGAAGTTGAATCTTCATTTGTTAGTCACTCTGCAGTGGCTGAAGCGGCGGTTATTGGAAAATCAGACCCTATAAAAGGTCAGGTTATCAAAGCTTTCCTCATACTTCGGGAAGGATATGAACTAAATACTTCCTTAATTGAAGATTTGAAAAAACATGTGCGCTATGAACTGGGACCCGTAGCAGTTTTAGGGGAAATTGAACAGGTGGATAAGCTCCCTAAAACTAGAAGTGGTAAAATTATGAGAAGAATTCTAAGAGCACAGGAAGAAGGCGAAGAATTAGGAGATACTTCAACTCTAGAAGAATGA